From Candidatus Pedobacter colombiensis, one genomic window encodes:
- a CDS encoding redoxin domain-containing protein, producing the protein MKQLFLALIITMSSVAVFAQTPTAGTAMPKAVFYKADGKTFSTDLIPKGTKSLIMLFDATCEHCQRVASNLSKRSKELTGVNFYLVSQDELRSVNYFMDNFGKPLKAMKNVTVLQDKDHVFIPLFHPNQFPSLYLYGKDKNLEFYTSGESDVSKLIDKINH; encoded by the coding sequence ATGAAACAACTATTCCTTGCCCTTATCATTACCATGAGTTCGGTAGCCGTTTTTGCACAAACACCAACCGCAGGCACTGCCATGCCTAAAGCCGTTTTTTATAAAGCCGATGGGAAGACTTTTTCTACAGACCTAATTCCAAAAGGTACGAAATCCTTGATCATGCTATTTGATGCCACTTGCGAGCATTGTCAGAGAGTAGCGTCAAATTTATCAAAACGAAGTAAAGAGCTGACTGGCGTCAACTTTTACCTCGTTTCACAAGACGAACTTCGTTCCGTCAATTATTTTATGGACAACTTTGGAAAGCCGTTAAAGGCCATGAAAAATGTTACAGTACTACAAGACAAAGATCACGTTTTTATTCCCTTGTTTCATCCTAACCAATTTCCTTCTCTGTACTTATATGGAAAAGATAAAAATCTCGAATTCTATACTAGCGGTGAGAGCGATGTGTCTAAATTAATTGACAAAATAAATCATTAA
- a CDS encoding nuclear transport factor 2 family protein encodes MKQTIILITFTIMSLFASAQSKDETKIAELTEKLRLAMISGNKADLESLVTPNLTYGHSNGSVQDKAAFVTALSTKASDFKTIELSEQSITVAGNTAIVRHILRGNTNDGGIPGKVNLGVVLVWEKAAGEWKLLARRSFKISY; translated from the coding sequence ATGAAACAAACAATTATCTTAATCACATTTACCATTATGAGTTTATTTGCTTCGGCACAATCTAAGGACGAGACTAAAATTGCAGAATTAACTGAAAAACTACGCTTAGCGATGATTAGCGGGAATAAGGCTGACCTGGAAAGCCTGGTAACCCCTAATCTAACTTATGGGCATTCGAACGGGTCAGTACAAGATAAAGCAGCTTTTGTAACCGCTTTATCTACTAAAGCCTCTGATTTTAAAACCATCGAACTATCAGAGCAATCTATTACTGTGGCAGGCAATACTGCTATAGTTCGTCACATTTTAAGAGGTAACACCAACGATGGTGGCATTCCAGGTAAAGTTAATCTTGGTGTGGTGCTGGTATGGGAGAAAGCAGCTGGCGAATGGAAATTATTAGCCAGACGCTCATTCAAGATCAGCTATTAA